The following proteins come from a genomic window of Papilio machaon chromosome 7, ilPapMach1.1, whole genome shotgun sequence:
- the LOC106714883 gene encoding phospholipase A1 member A has protein sequence MVANVKWLFLLGITAVQFSVSQTQEKDEREKKPQSVRDLFNTKSCIPGPFRCPHPQMQFFLYTRTTQEKGELLNTLDNDSLTNSKFNPKYPTKIVVHGFGGGRNLSPSTDMRNAYFARGHYNIIIVDYGSLVKEPCLSQIEWAPRFASMCIAQLVDYLQYHPKKAVAPERIHTIGYSVGAHILGLVANHLTDGKLGRITGLDPTIFFYMGNNRSRDLDHTDALFVDILHTGAGILGQWGPNGHADFYVNGGSSQPGCAHDTIFQTLSCDHTKVTPYFIESINSPTGFWAGPCPNLFSYLIGWCEPKDTEYVLMGEHVTHRARGVYYVTTNAKPPYARGFPGKSRRLRSVTPYS, from the exons atggtgGCAAATGTTAAATGGCTCTTCTTATTGGGAATAACTGCGGTTCAATTTTCCG TTTCGCAGACGCAAGAGAAAGATGAACGTGAGAAGAAACCGCAGTCGGTACGAGATCTCTTCAATACCAAGTCATGTATCCCCGGCCCGTTTAGGTGTCCACATCCACAAATgcagttttttctttacaccag gACTACTCAAGAAAAGGGAGAATTACTTAACACCTTGGATAACGACTCCTTGACGAATTCAAAGTTTAATCCGAAGTACCCTACGAAGATTGTCGTACACGGCTTTGGCGGAGGAAGAAATCTGTCGCCTAGCACTGACATGAGAAACGCTTATTTCGCAAGGGGTCACTATAATATCATCATAGTCGACTACGGCAGCCTCGTCAAGGAACCTTGTCTCAGTCAG ATAGAGTGGGCTCCTCGGTTTGCTAGTATGTGTATAGCACAGCTGGTGGACTATCTGCAGTATCATCCCAAGAAGGCTGTGGCACCAGAGAGAATACACACAATCGGTTACAGCGTCGGCGCTCACATTCTAGGTCTAGTGGCTAATCACCTCACTGACGGGAAACTAGGGAGGATCACTG GCTTGGATCCCACCATATTCTTTTACATGGGTAACAATCGGTCTCGAGACTTGGACCACACGGATGCTCTGTTTGTTGACATTCTACACACGGGCGCTGGAATCCTTGGTCAGTGGGGACCCAACGGGCATGCTGATTTTTATGTCAACGGCGGCTCCAGTCAACCAGGATGCGCGCATGATACCATTTTTC AAACACTTTCCTGCGACCATACGAAGGTAACTCCGTATTTTATCGAATCTATTAACAGCCCAACGGGTTTCTGGGCTGGACCTTGTCCCAATCTGTTCTCATACCTGATAGGCTGGTGTGAGCCGAAGGATACCGAATATGTACTCATGGGGGAGCACGTTACGCACAG gGCTCGAGGTGTATACTATGTGACCACAAACGCGAAACCACCATATGCAAGAGGCTTCCCTGGTAAATCAAGACGCCTGCGATCTGTCACACCGTACAGCTGA